A portion of the Malania oleifera isolate guangnan ecotype guangnan chromosome 3, ASM2987363v1, whole genome shotgun sequence genome contains these proteins:
- the LOC131150282 gene encoding uncharacterized protein LOC131150282 isoform X2, whose translation MENRKKKMTAVVRDRTGSEGSERARSESALSDCGYDIVGGERTGKGMKRKREEKLRKEEEEGVEEGEREEKSELLQEPLEVFGFDIMLMILSNLDARSAALSLLVCRKWHGVAWSDRLWAAKCKELWNGKAHIPRVSQARGLPMLAAYSLSVMDGKRTRITRDDLCDHVWEFHFTEAAPDYWRELDPYWKGSGPPMRRRFHQDGSQTADHGDRVWGGHEACYSIVTSFLGDGQIREHYVRINRWPKMLVSRKEDWSWEMSNRLYCYTSIPDAYKEGGTGPVFPVS comes from the exons atgGAGAACAGGAAAAAGAAGATGACGGCGGTGGTGAGGGATCGGACAGGATCAGAAGGGAGCGAACGCGCGAGAAGTGAATCTGCGTTGTCTGATTGCGGATACGACATCGTTGGAGGGGAGAGGACCGGGAAGGGGATGAAGAGGAAACGAGAGGAAAAAttaaggaaagaagaagaagaaggagtaGAAGAAGGTGAAAGAGAGGAGAAATCGGAGCTTCTTCAGGAGCCCTTGGAAGTATTTGGGTTCGATATCATGCTTATGATACTAAGTAACCTGGACGCGCGCAGTGCGGCACTATCCCTACTTGTTTGCCGTAAATGGCATGGAGTGGCTTGGAGCGATAGGCTCTGGGCGGCCAAG tgcaagGAGTTATGGAATGGGAAAGCACATATACCCCGTGTGTCACAAGCCCGGGGATTGCCAATGTTAGCAGCTTATTCACTCTCTGTCATGGATGGCAAACGG ACCCGCATCACAAGGGATGACCTGTGTGATCATGTCTGGGAATTCCATTTTACCGAG GCTGCTCCTGATTATTGGCGAGAGCTTGATCCTTACTGGAAGGGCAGTGGCCCTCCTATGCGCCGCCGCTTCCATCAAGATGGGAGTCAAACTGCAGACCATGGTGACAGGGTATGGGGTGGCCATGAAGCCTGTTACTCTATTGTCACTAGTTTTCTGGGTGATGGACAGATTAGGGAACATTATGTGAGAATCAACCGTTGGCCAAAAATGCTTGTGTCAAGGAAGGAGGACTGGAGCTGGGAAATGTCCAATCGGCTTTATTGCTACACCAGCATTCCCGATGCTTACAAGGAAGGTGGAACTGGTCCAGTGTTTCCAGTTAGTTAG
- the LOC131150282 gene encoding uncharacterized protein LOC131150282 isoform X1: MENRKKKMTAVVRDRTGSEGSERARSESALSDCGYDIVGGERTGKGMKRKREEKLRKEEEEGVEEGEREEKSELLQEPLEVFGFDIMLMILSNLDARSAALSLLVCRKWHGVAWSDRLWAAKVPCKELWNGKAHIPRVSQARGLPMLAAYSLSVMDGKRTRITRDDLCDHVWEFHFTEAAPDYWRELDPYWKGSGPPMRRRFHQDGSQTADHGDRVWGGHEACYSIVTSFLGDGQIREHYVRINRWPKMLVSRKEDWSWEMSNRLYCYTSIPDAYKEGGTGPVFPVS; this comes from the exons atgGAGAACAGGAAAAAGAAGATGACGGCGGTGGTGAGGGATCGGACAGGATCAGAAGGGAGCGAACGCGCGAGAAGTGAATCTGCGTTGTCTGATTGCGGATACGACATCGTTGGAGGGGAGAGGACCGGGAAGGGGATGAAGAGGAAACGAGAGGAAAAAttaaggaaagaagaagaagaaggagtaGAAGAAGGTGAAAGAGAGGAGAAATCGGAGCTTCTTCAGGAGCCCTTGGAAGTATTTGGGTTCGATATCATGCTTATGATACTAAGTAACCTGGACGCGCGCAGTGCGGCACTATCCCTACTTGTTTGCCGTAAATGGCATGGAGTGGCTTGGAGCGATAGGCTCTGGGCGGCCAAGGTTCCT tgcaagGAGTTATGGAATGGGAAAGCACATATACCCCGTGTGTCACAAGCCCGGGGATTGCCAATGTTAGCAGCTTATTCACTCTCTGTCATGGATGGCAAACGG ACCCGCATCACAAGGGATGACCTGTGTGATCATGTCTGGGAATTCCATTTTACCGAG GCTGCTCCTGATTATTGGCGAGAGCTTGATCCTTACTGGAAGGGCAGTGGCCCTCCTATGCGCCGCCGCTTCCATCAAGATGGGAGTCAAACTGCAGACCATGGTGACAGGGTATGGGGTGGCCATGAAGCCTGTTACTCTATTGTCACTAGTTTTCTGGGTGATGGACAGATTAGGGAACATTATGTGAGAATCAACCGTTGGCCAAAAATGCTTGTGTCAAGGAAGGAGGACTGGAGCTGGGAAATGTCCAATCGGCTTTATTGCTACACCAGCATTCCCGATGCTTACAAGGAAGGTGGAACTGGTCCAGTGTTTCCAGTTAGTTAG